CCGAATTACAACGATCTTGTTCCGACCCTTCTCGAGATTggtatcgacgacgaatTATTGCTCCGCTGCGGTCTGGCTATGCACATCCCCTTAAGGCCCATGCTAGGAGGGATTACGCGAGATTTGGGCGAGATGCTGACGAAATTGCATGGTCGGGATTTTTCCTGCGAGTTCAAATACGACGGCCAACGAGCGCAAGTCCACTGCGATGAGAATGGCAAAGTCACGATATTCTCTCGCCATTTGGAAGTCATGACGGACAAGTATCCTGATCTGGTCGCACTGGTTCCACAGATTCGTGGCGAAGGAGTCAGCAGCTTCATcttggagggagaggtcgtaGCTGTCGATCGTGAGTCTGGTGATCTGAAACCTTTCCAGATCCTCGCCAATCGAGCGAGGAAGGATGTGGTCATTCAAAGCGTCAAGGTCGATGTATGTCTCTTCTCATTCGACCTCATGTATCTCAACGGCGAGGAGCTCTTAGATCGGTCCTTCCGAGAACGGCGTAGCTTACTCCGCAGCCTTTTCGTCGAGATACCCAATCATTTTTCGTGGGTCAAATCGATGGACGCGACGTCCGCTGATTTCGACGAGGTCAGCGCCTTCTTCAAGCAAGCGACAGACATCAAGTGCGAGGGCATTATGGTCAAGGTGCTCGACAACTTGCCCAATCCCGAGCTCGAAGCCGACATTGAGGGGGAAGCGCCTGAAGGGGAGCCGGAGCCAAAGCCAATACCCACTTCCAAGGgaaagaagtcgaagaaggccaagagCAAGGCAGCCAATAGCACATCCACGATCGATaccgaggagaagaagggctCTCGCCGGAAGGCCCTTCTCGCGACCTACGAACCCGACAAACGTCTCGACTCATGGCTAAAAGTGAAGAAAGATTACAATAGCCTCACCGATACCCTTGATCTAATCCCCGTCGGCGCCTGGCACGGTCAAGGCCGGAAGAACGCCTGGTGGTCACCGATTCTCCTCGCCTGCCGCAATCCTGCCACAGGAAGTCTCGAAGTCGTGACGAAATGCATATCTGGTTTCACGGATGCATTCTACAAAGCCAATCGCGCAAAGTACGATCCGGacgtcgacgaggatgatgaggaagggCGATCGTCGAATTGTATTCCTCGCCCGGCGTATGTGGATTACGCGGGTGAGCCGGACGTGTGGTTTGAGCCGCAGGAGGTGTGGGAGATGGTGTTCGCCGACATTACCTTGAGCCCGACGTACACGGCGGCGATAGGACTTGTCAGCGAGGAAAGGGGCTTGAGCCTGAGGTTCCCAAGATTTCTGAAGGTCAGAGAAGATAAGAGTATCGAGGAGGCGAGTACAAGTGACTTCCTGGCGAGTCTGTATAGGAAGCAGGAGGCGAAGGCACCTGGGAAGGTGGAGGCgatggacgaggacgaagaggaatGACCAATGCACTGAGTAGTAGAGGCCGCGGAAAGGATGTACCTCCGTGCCTCCGCTCGAATCGCATCATGTAAATTGGACGCCATTGGCTCGGTTTGTACAGTGTGTGTAGGAGAATGAAAGTGTCGATGGTCACTGCTTTGCTTTCGCGAAGACACATACCTTAATTGGGATTACGGTTTCGTTCTCCGGCGCGAACTATACACACCAAGCCAATGGAGTCCGACACATGCGGTGCAGATTGAGCGGCACTGCGGAGGTAAGTCCTGCGTGAATGCAGTTTCTGTattatagtattatattCTCCATGATCAATTTAGCCAGCGCCCGGCGCCATCGAAATTGAAGAAACGCTGGACCATGTGCAGCGCCGATACAGCGACGGGACTGTAAGTCTTCCTTTACTGATCCTAGGAAGTCGTTCCCACTGAACCTCAATCAATGCGAACCAGCTGCGATCTATTGTAGATCCAGTGCATTGAAGTGACAGGTCTGCGATCCCGGTCGAACCACTCCCGGAAGACCTCACTCGACTATCACCGCTGccacttcttcgacttcagcaCGGTCGTGATTGCATGACGGATGACAGTGCCAGCCTTCTCCGTCTCCTTTTTCGTCAAGCCAGAGGTAACACAAACCTTGAGTGCGGGCTGAGGTTGCCACtccttctcgacatcacGAGGCGTGGAACCGGGACCGATTGGCATAGACTTCAGGCGGGTGATGAGAACGTTGTTGTTGAGGCTCTGTAAAACACGTTAGCAAATATCTACTCAGTGCGCCGCGGGCATCGTAGAACACGACAAAACGGAGCATACCTCTTCAACACAATCCTGTAATAGCATCTCCTGCTCCAGGCGGCTCAGACCACGATCTTGCACGACCTGATCCTTCAACACAAGTAGCAGAACCGGATTGTCTGGGGCGCTGGTGATGCGAATCCAGTCACTTCGTGGGTCGAGCTGTGCTCGTATCGCCTTGATGTTCTCTCTGAGCGTCGCGATGATTGAAGGATCTTCTTGTAGCAGAGTCACAGTCTCTGAAGCAGTGGTCGCCAGAAGTGCAGGCAATGCTGCAGAGAACGTATATGCCGATGCCGACAGACGTTGGTGCTCCACAATCTCGCTCGTACCCGCACAGAAACCACCTCCACTCGCCATGCATCCTGCCAGACCACCGATGATCATGTCGATGTTGGTCGGGTCCACATTTTGGTGCTCAGTAACCCCTCTACCCGAGCGACCTAGAATTCCATATGACCATGTCTCGTCGAGGATCAACCGGAACTTGTAGCGAAGCTTGAGCTCGATGAGCTTGGGCAGATCAACCACATCGCCGACATTCTCACAGAGTCCTTCGGTCACGATGAATCGTCTCGTCAAAGGCTTGCCTTGTCCTTCCTTCACAACTCGGGCCAGCACACGCTCGAGATCCTCCATGTCGTTGTGCTCGTACCATCGCACAGTACTGCGAGAGATCTGCAGCCCTTTGCGGATAGGGTAGTTGACAGCTTTGTCTGCCACGATAACATCGCCTCTTTTACTGAACGCCGGGATCACGGAGCTGATGGTGGAGAAGCTCTGTGCGTAGATGATGCAAGCCTGCACGCCCAGATGCGCCGCAATATCCGCCTCGCTCTTCATGTGCACATCTTGCGTTCCGTAAAACCCAGGCGGCGAACATGGACCCACTCCATAAGTGCGCACCGTGCTGATGGCTTTTGCTGTGAGCTCGGGGTTGGCGGCAAAATTGTAGTGATTGTAGGATGCAAGGTTTATTGCTGTACGGCCAGTCTGCAGTTTCGCCTTGGGACCTGCTGGGCCAACGATGATCGGTCGCTTCTCATTCTCAACACGTTCGAAGTCGGTTTCGGGGCCTGCGAGAGGTTCTGGTGTCCAATCCTCCACAAGTTCATCGATTTCGTCTTCCGTCAAAGGTACATTCTTGGTCTTCTTGGTGCTGTATGATGGGGCGAGTAGATATCGGACGGCGAatatgaagaggaagagctcgACGGCGCTGCGGACCGGATCGTCTTGGTAGGAAGAGCGTATGTATCggaggaagatggcggaACCGGGGAGTTTGTGGAAGGAGGAAATGGCATTGTCGATGAAGGCGAGTACGGGAGCGGGGAGTTCGCCCTGGAGGTTGGAAAGGGTTGACGAGTTCATCGTGGAGGTTAGGATTGTGTATGGTCGCTGCTACTAGGCCATGTTGTATTCGGGATGTCGCAGATGTCAATTGTTCGAACATCGAGGCGCGCTGGCCGGAGGTCGCGGCAAGCCCATCCGCGTGGCTGACTAAGAACTCTGAGACGACGTCGAGCTACAAGGAAAAGAGCTACAATAATAGCTCGCAAGGAGAGCACATGCCCTGGTGTCTTTTCTAGATCGACGTAGCCGTACTTGCACGAAACAGATATACGCAACAATGAAGACAGCATCGTGCATGCCATACATACAGCTCGACTAACACTTCAGCCAgactcctctcctcttctcgctTTCCCGAATCTCAAACATGACCTGCGCGCCCACGAATAATGTCAAACACGCCGCCAGCAGAAACACCCGTCCACCCAAGCTGCCCACAATTCCATCTACAAGTCCCTTCAGTCCATCCAAGCCCAGCGCGAAACCTACCAAATTCGctgccatcatcatcagaATATTGCCGACGGCACCGATACCACAAAGTATGCGATACTTCGTAGGCGAGTCTTGCCATTTTCTCGCTGGAAATGCCAACGTCGCAAGGACCTCCGGAAGCACGAACAGCGAGATCAGCCAGCCCCACATGAGCAGCCTCAGGTTGATGTCATGCCACAATGCCACGAATGTGAACACAGACAGGTAGTTCACCATCGCCCTGATCTTGCCCTGTCCCGACCCGCCCATCGGTACGTAGATATACCGCACCACGAATCGATTGAAACTCCGATGCCATCCTCGCCAGAAGGCTAGTGCGGAGTAGTTGTCGGACATGCAGCGGACCATGTTCTCGGGTGGGTCGATGCCGTCTCGGAGAGCCCAAAGGCGGAAGAAACGCCAGGGAATGAGGAGTTTCAGCCACACGATGTGGAGATTGAAGTAGCCCAGCATGGAGAGTTGAAAAGGTGAGTAGGTTTCCGACCAGTTCGGATTTGATTTGGAGATGGCCACGGCGTAAAGGTAATGCAGGACGAGCTCCATGCAGAGCACGCACAGGACAAAGCGGATGGCATAGGGTATTGTCCGAGAAAGTGATGTTGAAGACAGAGGATGTCGACTCTGAGAAACGTAGTCGTTGAAATTGATGATGGGACCAGCGAGATAAAGAGGCGAGTAGAGGACGTATGCGAAGTAGTTGAACATGGTGAAGTCGTGAGGTTGCGCACCGATGGAAACGCGTTCGCGCTCGGGGAGAGCAGTGACATCGAGGTTTTTCTTCTGGAGTGGATTAGTCGATGGAAACTGATAGGAGACAGCTGTGAAGGGCTTTACCTCAACTGGACTACCGGCACGACGATCCAGCATCCACAGATAGTCAAAGTTGAAGGCGATTAATCGGAGCACTGTGATGTTGAAGAGAATCTCCCATCGTGGAAGGAGACCACCGTAGCTGTCCAGCCATGTTCCCCAATTCTCTGTGAACGGCTTCTCCACGCTGGAAGTCGTGGAGGGCAGGAGGATTCTTGCGATATCTCCGAATCTGTAGCCTGATCCAAGTTCATTGGCGAAGAGAATGCCAACGTTGAAGACCCATGTTGCAACCCCCGCATGCTGCTTCGGCAATGCAGTGGCGATCTTGAAGTTGATATAGAGGATTAGGAAGATCTTGATCGTGGAAACGCCGTGCAATGCAATAAGCAGAATGATCGCGAATCCGAGATCGAAAGTTGCCCGGGCACTGAATCTGGCATCCGAGGTTCTTGAGGCTGATGTCCCAGCAGGAGGCTTCCCATTTACTTTGTTGGTGGCATCCCCTGACCTCAACTTCTCGTAGCCTCTCCTCAGAATTGGATGCAGCAGCAAAAGGACGGTCATGTACGGGATGttttctcgaaatccgctgTATTGCGAATCCGAGTTATCGACCTTTCGTCCAGGAATCCAGCCCGGTGAAAGAAGTTTCTCATAGTTCTGATAGCCCGGATGTTCAGGTTGTGAGACGTCGTAGACAGACTTGAACATCATGAATGGAATGGTCAGAAAGACCAGATAGTAGAGGTAATACTCCGGAGTATTCCATTTTGACGGTTGAGCAGTCTTGTGAGGTTGCCCGGTCGGAGAAGCGAATCGAACGTCGAGAGTCTCGACTTTAAAGAGGTCCCGGATCATTGTTGATGTGGCATCGCTGGGGGGTGTGAAGAATATCTCGAGGAGAAAGGGGATCATCGTGAGGGTAGAACGCGCGCGCCGTGTTTCGTCTGCCCCACGACTTATGTCCAACGGCCAGAAGTCGTAAAGTTTTGAAGTCGCGCGCATTCGACGTCGTTCGTGTTGCGAAAGAACACGGAATACCATTGCGCGCGACACGCCCATCTTCCCGTCTCTCAAATATTATTGGCCGAGTCGTGTACATTCCCTCCATCATATGTGACGAGCTCAGGTGCCGACACCAACCATGGCCTCCACAGTACCGGCCACACAGCCGCCAAACCAGCAGGAATATGCCGGAGGTAGGACAACATCTCCTGATTACGGGCAGGCTTGGTACTAAGACCGATCTACAGACGAGGTGAACGCCCTGATACTCGATGCTGGCTCATACACAACGCGCGCCGGGTTTGCAGGCGAAGACACCCCGAAATCCGTCACACCCAGCAGCTATGGTCTGCTCTCCTCCGGCGAGAAGGTCTTTGGCGAGAATGCAATCCACCTACCCCGGCCAGACATGGAGATCAGGAGTCCGTTTAACAGCGACGGCATCGTTGAAGATTGGGAGACGGCGACCAAATTGTGGGAATACAGCATCACATCGAGATTAACAGGCTCGCGACAGACACCGCCGAGCAAAAACGGGCTGAACGATGACAAGGATGAGAATGGAGACACGAGCATGGCCGAAGCTGAGCAGACGGAGGAGCAAGAGAGGGTGCTGGGAGAATACCCTTTATTGATGAGCGAACCAGGGTGGAATCCTCAAAAGGCGAGAGAAAAGACGATTGAGATCGCCATGGAGGAGTGGGGTGTGCCTGCTTTCTTCTTGGCTAAGACGGGACAACTAGCAGCGTGAGTCGTGCTGCGATTTAAAGACTGGCGGAAATGCTGACCTGGTACAGATACTCACAAGGAAAGCCTACAGCGCTGGTTATTGACATCGGCCACCACAACACATCTGTTACAGCACTATGGGAAGGCATGGTGCTGAAGAAGAGTGAGTTCTGCAGCATCCATACCAGGACCTGCGCTAATATGTCTACCCGCAGGCGTACACCACACTCCACTTGCCGGCTCATGGCTGAACGACCAAGTCCGTCTGATGCTTGGATCTCTCACCCCTCCAGCACCTCTCACCCCTTACTACATGGTCAAGTCAAAACAACCAGTCGATGCCGGCGCGCCCTCAAACGCCGTATATACCACCTTCGACAAGCCGCCTGCCGCCTCTTTCCGCGCTCTTGAAGAAGATCGAGTCCTCACATCCTTCAAAGAATCTCTCGTTCAAGCCTGGCCTGGCCCTGCCCGGCTCGATTCTCCTGCAGGCGGAGGTGGCTTCACCAACGCCGATCACGCAAAACAACTCCCTCCAAAACCTTTCGAATTCCCGGATGGATGGAATCAAGTCTTCGGGATCGAACGTTACAAGGTGGCAGAAGGCCTGTTTGACCACAATGCCGCATATACCGATTCGGAACACGCCGCACCGACAGGCGAGCAAACCATCACCTCCATTGCCAAGCGTGCTTTGGACGCCGTAGACGTCGACGCCCGGCCTCAACTGATGCACAACATTGTGCTCACAGGTGCCGGTAGTCTGATTGACAAGCTTCCTGAGCGACTCCAATCAGATCTGCAAGCGCTGTATCCGAACCCCAAGATTCGTGTGATTGCGAGCTCGAATTCTGCGGAGAGGAAATTTGGCTCGTGGATTGGAGGGAGTGTGTTGGGGAGTTTGGGCACGTTTCACCAGATGTGGATTTCGAAGGGAGAGTATGAGGAGTTTGGCAAGAGTATTGTGGAGAAGAGATGCAAGTGAGGCAGTGATGGATTTGAGATGATGTGATGAAATGGATATGTTTGGAGCAGCGAGCGCTTCCATGCGAAGGTACGCGAGGCGACCCGAGCTTTGACATTGGGCGCATCGAATGGCATGCTGAGCTGTTCTGGCTCAGCAGATGGTAGAAGCATTGAACGCAAGACGGAGATTCTTACGTTTTAAAAGAGCGCCGTCCACTTCGACAACGCATTTTCACTTGCCTTGCTGTTGGTCCTGCGTTTCGGAACAGAGTTCGCTCTGGACGTCAACATACAGATGATGCCGTGTCGCGCTTGCCCAAGCTCGCGGCGGGTCCAATAAAGGCCGTGGACGCCGTGATCCTAGCTTCTCGTCAGTCGTTCATCGTTGTCTTCCAGATCCAATAGTCGACGTTCCGGTCGCGTATCATCCCCGaccctctctcttctccgtTCTTAACTCCCGCTCCAGCCATGCCTCCGCCAGCTTCCGTACTCTCCTTTCGTTATCCCACTCCTTCGCCATCTCACCTTCCCTCCACAAATGTACGACACCAAAGCCCACTTCGATACAAATCAAGCCGATAATCATCCATTCTAGCATCCAACCTTGCTTCTCGCTCAGTCTCTCCCTTAATACCGCTGCGATCTCGCCAGCATAGTCCATTTTCTCATTCAGACTTTTGATTCTCACACCCACATCAAGCGCACGTCCGACCATTTCATAGTATCCTTCGAGCCCTAATTCGTGCGGCGAGTCCCAGAAGAGATCGGGAAGAGAGTCGGTGAGTTCGGAGTAGAGGTTCAATTGCGCTCGAATGAGCAGTAGTTCGCCCGTCTTTTGCAGGATCTCGCTGCGAGTATGGCGAACGGGCTTCCCAGAGGCGAGGGTGAGTGGGATTGATTGAGTCGAGGCAAAGTAGGCGGATAGTCTGTTCTCCAACACGGCAAGTTTGGTGCTACGGGcgagagcggaggagaaggcaatCTTCGCAAGAATCTTGTCGATTTCGGTGCGGTCTTCCGGACCTTCGACATCAGATGTTTGCTGGTGAGGCTCTGATCTCTTGGtgccgaggatgatggtATCACCGATGATTCGACTCGTCTCTTTTGATGTGTCCTCAACGAActccatctcttcctcctccatgcGTTCCAGATGTCCGGCCTCTGCTGCCGCGATTGGGAGAGTCTTGGTAACAAGCTCTCTGGCTGTACGTTCAGGAACATGCCATGTCACGACACAGCCGGATGGGAAGACGAACACGTCGCCGACCCCACTTGTGTCATCTTTCAGACTGTTGGGCGTGGTCTGGACGTGTAGTACTTGAGGGAAGAGTCCGGTTGCTTCTGAGTCAGCTCGATAGCCTAACCCTTCGAGCTCCTGCTTTGCGGCAGTGAGATTATAAGTCTCGGCCGCACAGTACGCTGTCACGTCCTTGGTATCCACATCCGGATCTACATGTCTCGTCTTGCCTCTTCCGCGGATGAGTCCTGCTTGCGACCGCTGAGCTTCGACTGCCACCTTTCGTAGACTGTTGGGACTTTTGGAACTGTTCTTGCGCTTTTTGGAGATGCTCTTCTCGATCGTAACATCGTTCTGTTTGTTGTCGTTTTCCTGTCGTGCTACGCGATTTGAAGTGAAGTGGTTCTTGGGGATTTTGCGAAAGCGAATGGCGGTTGAAGTGAGGTTCTGGCGGAGGTtctggcggtggaggagtggcGAAGTCACAGCAGGCGGCGCGGTGGTGAGCGAGCGTTTGACGTTGGATCGGAAGGATATCCACGTCGCCGCTCTTTGCGGGTTCATTGTGGATGGTGTTGATATGGTGCTCGTAATGCAGACACatgcagaggaggaagctcTAGAAATTCAATTTGGCCGCACGACGTCACACTTCAGATCGCCTTCGATGCTTCAACTCGAGAGACATCAAGCTTGCAAATATGAAGTCCAAGGACTGCCTCGATCGCGAGCACGAAAGGCTTCCAGCAGATGACATGGCATCCGATGTGCACTTCGTACAGCCACTACCGGCCAAAGAAAAAGACCAAGAAGTGGTCACCCTTGTTTCCTCCCGAAAACCGCCCAAGAAGCCGATCAACGAGGACGAGCCTCTAATCGATACAACTCAAGCTCTACCACTACGCTCCAAGAAGACCGAACGCTTGCAGAAGCGTAACCTCAAGAAGCTCCAACGCACCAAGTTTCCTTTCAGCATCAAATCATTCCTCGAGTTGCCTCcagaactcctcgaagaagtcttctcccacctcctcccctcggatctcctctccctcctccagaTAAATAAATCTCTAAACTCCTACATCCTCGCCAACGAATCTATCATCGTCCGcaacatcctctccatccgaTACCCGGTCCTATCCAAATGCCTGCCACTCCCTGTATCCCTCGCCGAAGTCCCCGATCCCGCGAAACGAGCCCTGCTCTCAGAAGCCTGGCAATCACGTCTACAAATCCACTTCAAGCCGTACCAACACATCCCGCGCTTCGACTCGGAGAGTCTTTGCTCTTGCATTACCTGCTTCCTCGCGTGGAATAACCTCAACCTCGTTCTGGATCTGGCGCATTTCCAGCGTCACTTCGCCACACGCACGCCGCTGCCGATTATCCCACGCGGTACGAATCCGGAGTGGAATCAGGATCTCACGGCGAAACATGCTGCGATCGTCAATCGGGCTATCGTGTCTCCTTTGACGTACGCTCGCCTTCTTCAGCTCCATCTCTCGACTATAACGACCACCCTTCTTCGCCCTGTGTACATTTCCTCAAAGAAGGGCTCCCGTCCTCCGTCCACGCCTCTATACGACATCACTACGGAGGATGTCAAGGCGGAGAACGATGCCTTTTTGGAAAGAAAAGGTCCGAGCAGTCTAGAGTTTCCATATGTGAGAGACATGTATCACTATATTCATGCTTGGGTTCCCAATAGAGGATGGAGTAAGCAGAAGGAGAAATGGATGTATCCTGGGGAGGAGACGGGCAAACTGCACCGACAGGATATAGCCTGGGTTGTCGAGAGGTTTGGCACGCAGGGTAcgtgagagggaggagagtaGTGAAGATAGCCAAATTCCACGAAGCATTTTTATATGCAGTATTCATTTGCTCGTGATCTGGCATCCCCTCGTGCAATGCAACTCTATACCATCGCTCAAGCACAAGACGTGAAGACACACTCCAGCCAGTCCAATGCGCGACCTCCACCTCAAGCCTTACCACCCTTCTTCCCACCCTTACCACCTCTCGCATTCTTCAACGCCTGCTGCCTGTCCATCCTCGCCAactgctccttcttctccttctccaccaaaTCCTTTTCCTGCTTCTCCGcgtccttcctcgccgcagcctcctccctctgctGCCTCACCAACTTCAACCTCTCCATATccgccctcgcctcctccgtTTTACCCTCGGCATGCATCTTTTGGTATCTCTCCTTCGCCTGCTGCGCCTGCAATGCCTCTCGTTCACGCCGCGACAGCTGCGAAACAtcctgcttctccttcggcTTGGGAGCAGGCGCATCCTTGTCCACCGGCTGCGCGATGATCGCTGCCTGCTTCCGGGCCGCAGTGCTGTGGTTGGGGTTGGCGGGCatgtcctcatcgtcctctgACTCTTCCTCTGAGGAGGTCGGCATGTCGCCTGGAGCGGGAGCGccttgcttcttcttcatggCGGCCTCTTTCTTCGCTTTGGCGGCGGCGCGGCGTTGTTCGCGGGTCATTTCTTCTGCCTGGGGTTTTGCGGGCCCGTCATCGTCGCTCGACTCTTCCTCGgagctgtcgtcgtcgtcgtcttcttcggagGAGTTCTCGTCGATGGTGTTGCCGCGTTCGGCCCACATGGATTGTTCCACGCCGTCGGAGTCGAGGGGTCGGAGGTTCTTGCTGAAGCTGCGTCCGCCTGGGTGACGGTTAGCTTGTGTTCTCAATGACTGTAATCGTGAGCGGAAGTTACTGACCACCCCGCTTGACGGCCTTCTTTGCGCGGCCTCGTGAGCTGCCGCCTCTGCTAGACATGGTGGGTGGTCGGAGGTGATGTAGcggtgtggtggtggtgggatgAAGAAGGGAGATGGGATGGGAGGTTCGAGAGCGGCGTGGTTGTTCGTTCGGCGAGAGACAGTGGTGAATATGTGTCGTGAAATATCAAGTGATCGTAACCGTCACACGTCGAGTCACTCGGTTTTGCAATCTTCCACAATGCAGTGCAGCGCAAAGAAACAAGGAGGGCAAAGAGGGGTCCTTCTGCAGTCATAATCGCTCCTGCCTCATTTGCCCATGATTGCCCCACCATCGACTCTTGGCGCTTCTCGGCTCGAACCGCGAGCGGCCCGTAGCGAGAGAATTGATAAAACTCCTCTCGACCTCGCGCTCCTCTTTCCTCGCATCAAAACGAAAACCACCTCCTTCAATTCACTTGATTTACCGCTCATCTGCCCCACGGTCATCTCGAGGGGAAATGAAGGAGCAGAATGATGATTCTCTTCACGGGGATTCCGTCTGCTTACCCCTGCTTTTCCTCAGTTaatgggagaggaggaaatATACACGACGGCACAATTCGGACGTGCGTGCGGGATGTCATGTCTTTGCTTGTTGGTGTGAAGACCTTGACCAGTGCAGCCGGAGCGATGCGTACGGAATGGAGTCCAACCAGTGTGACCTCTGCGAGCAGTATCCCACCTCGTCCCGCATGACTCAACTGCTATGGGAGGTGTACGAAGATGACCACAAGGCATTGCAGCACTCCTATAGCATTGCAGTACAGTACGCGGCAGCTTCGTTACAATGATGCCAGAGCGGGTAGGCGCATTTTTGAGCACATTGGATGCTGTATGCTCTCTTTTATCTCGCTGCCTTCAGCTTCTCATCCCGTCCACCAAAGCCTTTGACGTTTCGTCTGTGTCACATGGCCGGCGCTTTCTTCTCATCTCATCTCCTCTCCGCTCCGTCATCCCTTTCATCAGTCAAGTCCGCTCCATCGCTGCGCCCAAATACTCGTCGCCGAGGCTTTGCCACCACTAGTAATGATCGTGGAAGCCGGACCTGCGGGTGCCCTTGGGCCCGAATCGGTCCACAAACTCCTGCACAATGGTCGATGAGACCGCCTCTGCCGCATCCTTTGAGGCTGACTGCTGCGCTCGAAGCAGCTCGACTTCCTTCTCTGCTGTGATCCGCCTCTCTCGTTCCGCGCTGAGCTGACGCTCGAACTCCTTTCGTTCAGCCTCGAGCCGCGCTTCGACTAGACTAGCTCTTGCATCCGCTCTCTTGGAGTGCGCATCAGCTCGGGATTGCGCGACCTCCGAATGGTCGATAGCTTGGTGAAGCACTACCAGCTGGCTGGCATGTCTGGTCGTTGTAGCCTGAATTTCGCGGGCGCGGGTCGCCGCTTGCTCTTCGATCTCGGCTTGGAGGGCTGCAATCCTATGCTTTGTTAGGTGGATGGCTGCAAAACTGGCGAAGACAGTCAACGTACTTGTCTTCGAGGGCCTGCTTTGTTGGCTGGCCAAATTTTGCAAGTTCGGCTTGAAGGGCTTGTGATCTTGAATGCGCTTCTTTGGACAGCTCGATCAGTGTATTTTGGCGTCCCACTGCATCTCTGTTGAGTTTTTGCGCAGCCGCAAGACACTCTCTTATCCTTTGAGTTATCCTGGAGAAACCTTCCGCGACATCATCGGGTTGGAGGTTCCTTAGGCTGGTAACCAAATCGTGCAAGTCGATCGCAAGCTGCACTTCCGCCATGGTCGCGGCACCGGCACGCTTCAGCTTCAGATGTGAGGGTTGGCAAGACGTTATGCTCGAGGCAATGGGCGATTTCGCAGAAAATGTAGGAAACGCGCGCACGTGGGATGTTCCCAGAAGAACTCGGGACGCGCCCTTCCCGCAATATATCCCAGCCAAACGCAGGCGACGGATGAATTTTCATGTTGTGTCCGCCCCACCTAAGCTGGAATTCACGAGCAAAGTTCGGGAGGTTTTTCACGAAAGCTGCATCTCGCCTCTCCTCTTTCCCGACTCGGTCATCTCAGGAGCTCATCTCAGTGACGCGATCGCATCGGATGTGAAAATTGCTCAAGGAAAGGTAGCATCGACGCTTGCCGAAGGTATCTC
The DNA window shown above is from Zymoseptoria tritici IPO323 chromosome 11, whole genome shotgun sequence and carries:
- the ARP2407 gene encoding actin-related protein, ARP4 class (Putative homolog of Saccharomyces cerevisiae ARP4; a nuclear actin-related protein involved in chromatin remodeling, component of chromatin-remodeling enzyme complexes) encodes the protein MASTVPATQPPNQQEYAGDEVNALILDAGSYTTRAGFAGEDTPKSVTPSSYGLLSSGEKVFGENAIHLPRPDMEIRSPFNSDGIVEDWETATKLWEYSITSRLTGSRQTPPSKNGLNDDKDENGDTSMAEAEQTEEQERVLGEYPLLMSEPGWNPQKAREKTIEIAMEEWGVPAFFLAKTGQLAAYSQGKPTALVIDIGHHNTSVTALWEGMVLKKSVHHTPLAGSWLNDQVRLMLGSLTPPAPLTPYYMVKSKQPVDAGAPSNAVYTTFDKPPAASFRALEEDRVLTSFKESLVQAWPGPARLDSPAGGGGFTNADHAKQLPPKPFEFPDGWNQVFGIERYKVAEGLFDHNAAYTDSEHAAPTGEQTITSIAKRALDAVDVDARPQLMHNIVLTGAGSLIDKLPERLQSDLQALYPNPKIRVIASSNSAERKFGSWIGGSVLGSLGTFHQMWISKGEYEEFGKSIVEKRCK
- the SPT1 gene encoding serine palmitoyl CoA transferase subunit LcbA (putative serine palmitoyl coA transferase subunit LcbA, = Lcb1 = regulatory domain), whose protein sequence is MNSSTLSNLQGELPAPVLAFIDNAISSFHKLPGSAIFLRYIRSSYQDDPVRSAVELFLFIFAVRYLLAPSYSTKKTKNVPLTEDEIDELVEDWTPEPLAGPETDFERVENEKRPIIVGPAGPKAKLQTGRTAINLASYNHYNFAANPELTAKAISTVRTYGVGPCSPPGFYGTQDVHMKSEADIAAHLGVQACIIYAQSFSTISSVIPAFSKRGDVIVADKAVNYPIRKGLQISRSTVRWYEHNDMEDLERVLARVVKEGQGKPLTRRFIVTEGLCENVGDVVDLPKLIELKLRYKFRLILDETWSYGILGRSGRGVTEHQNVDPTNIDMIIGGLAGCMASGGGFCAGTSEIVEHQRLSASAYTFSAALPALLATTASETVTLLQEDPSIIATLRENIKAIRAQLDPRSDWIRITSAPDNPVLLLVLKDQVVQDRGLSRLEQEMLLQDCVEESLNNNVLITRLKSMPIGPGSTPRDVEKEWQPQPALKVCVTSGLTKKETEKAGTVIRHAITTVLKSKKWQR